Proteins found in one Hippopotamus amphibius kiboko isolate mHipAmp2 chromosome 12, mHipAmp2.hap2, whole genome shotgun sequence genomic segment:
- the EMILIN3 gene encoding EMILIN-3 yields the protein MGRRRLPVWLCAVAALLSGAQAKGTPLLARPVPPGASRYSLYTTGWRPRLRPGPHKALCAYVVHRNVTCVLQEGAESYIKAEYRRCGWGPKCPGTVTYRTVLRPKYKVGYKTVTDLAWRCCPGLAGEGCPEHLTDHGATPPQPVPEPQIPSGQVGPGPRPLPSSRAAPTPHGRKGPGLFGERLERLEGDVQRLAQAYGTLSGLVARHEDPNRMSGGPRAPAAPVGFGVIPEGFVNPRDRAGGPLTPPLDEILSKVTEVSNTLRTKVQLLDKVHGLALGHEAHLQQLREAPPSPLTSLALLDEYVDRRLRRLWGSLLDGFEQKLQGVQNVCDLRVQEVRQQCEEGQAASRRLHQSLDGRELALRRELSQLGTRLQGLSVAGGGSCCSQLAVISARVDSLERNLQAATEAQGGHSSPDGSDLRRLSAAVLEGGVDGLLEGLETINGTEGGAGGCCLGVEEGGWGVRGFPTTLEERVQRLEERLVTLAGEPGRDSAPPGRSARPLVQTELAVLEQRLVSLETSCTPSTTSAILDNLVAEVKAWQSRSEALLRQVASHAALLQRLNGTVAEVQGQLAEAMGSSLQGEITLLKVNLNSVRKSLTGLSDSVGQYSDALSAANTSLDERERKVEAEVHAIQEQVSSQGSRLRAGHRQVLSLRGELEQLKAGVADVAGGLSRCRDTAQELQLAVGHFDQRVARVEGACGRLGLLAAGLDSAPAESLRPRAGLWDHMDQLNRTLAQHAKDIARLRDDLLHCRAQLAEQGRPEQAD from the exons ATGGGCCGCCGCCGCCTGCCGGTCTGGCTGTGCGCCGTCGCGGCGCTGCTCTCGGGGGCGCAGGCCAAGGGCACCCCGCTCCTCGCGCGGCCCGTGCCGCCCGGTGCCTCCCGCTACAGCCTCTACACGACGGGATGGCGCCCGCGGCTGCGCCCGGGGCCGCACAA GGCCCTCTGTGCCTACGTTGTACATAGGAATGTGACGTGTGTCCTACAGGAGGGAGCAGAGAGCTACATAAAGGCTGAATACCGGCGATGTGGATGGGGGCCCAAGTGCCCCGGGACAGTCAC GTACCGCACAGTGCTCAGACCCAAATACAAGGTGGGCTACAAAACAGTGACGGACCTCGCCTGGCGTTGCTGCCCTGGCCTCGCTGGAGAAGGCTGCCCCGAGCATCTCACGGACCATGGGGCCACCCCACCTCAGCCGGTGCCTGAGCCTCAGATTCCCTCGGGGCAGGtgggcccaggccccaggccccttcCTTCCAGCAGAGCCGCCCCCACCCCGCACG gAAGAAAAGGCCCAGGGCTGTTTGGTGAACGGCTGGAACGCCTGGAGGGTGATGTCCAGCGCCTGGCACAAGCATATGGTACCCTCAGTGGCCTGGTGGCCAGACATGAAGACCCCAACAGGATGAGCGGTGGCCCTAGGGCTCCTGCGGCCCCTGTGGGCTTCGGGGTCATCCCCGAGGGGTTTGTGAATCCcagagacagagctggaggaccGCTCACTCCTCCCCTGGACGAGATCCTGAGCAAGGTGACAGAGGTAAGCAACACCCTCCGGACCAAGGTGCAGCTGCTGGACAAGGTGCACGGGCTGGCCCTTGGCCACGAGGCTCACCTGCAGCAGCTGCGGGAGGCGCCCCCGTCTCCGCTCACCTCTCTGGCGCTGCTGGACGAGTATGTGGACCGACGCCTGCGCCGACTCTGGGGGAGCCTGCTGGACGGCTTCGAGCAGAAGCTGCAGGGCGTCCAGAATGTGTGTGACCTGCGGGTGCAGGAGGTGCGGCAGCAGTGCGAGGAGGGCCAGGCGGCCAGCCGGAGGCTGCACCAGAGCCTGGATGGCCGCGAGCTGGCCCTGCGCCGGGAGCTGTCGCAGCTGGGTACCCGGCTGCAGGGCCTGAGTGTGGCTGGGGGGGGCAGCTGCTGCAGCCAGCTGGCCGTGATCAGTGCCCGCGTGGACAGCCTCGAGAGGAACCTGCAGGCGGCGACCGAGGCCCAAGGGGGCCACAGCTCCCCCGACGGGAGTGACCTCAGGCGCCTCTCTGCTGCCGTGCTCGAGGGGGGCGTGGATGGGCTGCTGGAGGGCCTGGAGACCATCAATGGGACGGAGGGCGGAGCCGGGGGCTGCtgtctgggggtggaggaggggggctggggcGTGCGCGGCTTCCCCACCACGCTGGAGGAGCGCgtgcagaggctggaggagcGCCTGGTGACGCTGGCTGGGGAGCCCGGCCGGGACAGCGCCCCTCCAGGCAGGTCGGCTCGGCCCCTCGTGCAGACGGAGCTGGCTGTGCTGGagcaacggctggtttccctggAGACCTCGTGTACCCCCAGCACCACCTCAGCCATCCTGGACAACCTCGTGGCTGAGGTGAAGGCCTGGCAGAGCCGGAGCGAGGCCCTCCTCCGCCAGGTGGCCAGCCACGCGGCCCTGCTCCAGCGGCTCAACGGCACGGTGGCTGAAGTCCAGGGGCAGCTGGCGGAAGCCATGGGCAGCTCCCTGCAAGGAGAGATCACCCTACTCAAGGTGAATCTGAACTCCGTGAGGAAGTCACTCACGGGCCTCAGTGACTCTGTCGGCCAGTATTCTGACGCGCTCTCGGCTGCCAACACATCCCTGGATGAGCGGGAACGCAAGGTGGAGGCCGAGGTCCACGCCATCCAGGAGCAGGTCAGTAGCCAAGGCTCGCGGCTTCGGGCTGGCCACAGGCAGGTCCTGAGCCTGCGGGGGGAGCTGGAGCAACTCAAGGCCGGCGTGGCCGACGTGGCGGGCGGGCTGAGCCGCTGCCGAGACACAGCCCAGGAACTCCAGCTCGCAGTGGGCCACTTCGACCAGAGGGTGGCCCGAGTGGAAGGCGCCTGCGGGAGGCTGGGCCTGCTGGCTGCAGGCCTGGACAGCGCGCCGGCCGAGTCTCTTAGGCCCAGGGCGGGCCTGTGGGACCACATGGACCAGCTGAATCGCACACTGGCCCAGCACGCAAAGGACATCGCCCGCCTCCGGGATGACCTGCTGCACTGCCGGGCACAGCTGGCCGAGCAGGGGCGCCCGGAGCAGGCCGACTAG